The Diorhabda carinulata isolate Delta chromosome 12, icDioCari1.1, whole genome shotgun sequence DNA window aatcatttttttagtgTGTTTACAAACGTTTTTACCGGTGTTTGGGACTTGTTTTATAACCAGGTTATGTAATagtatttttatagattataaCCTCAATTTCATTATCTATTACTGCATAACTTGATacgaaatagaaatatatatagaaattttttatcttctcGTTATCAGTTAATTGTTTTCGTGTTAtcttaattaaatttatactaaacaaaaataatagtcgCGAATAAGATGTTAAAAGTAGTTTCAaacagtttttcctttttccgtAATCGTAGATTGTTGCGTCTAAAAATCGcgtccaaataaataaaatgcgAAACGACGATTAAAATGTATTCTATAGCTACCATTGTGACACGGTACGTTTCAGAACTTTTGGAAAATTTGCGCCCCGTCAGTCCGAAACCCGGTCACGTTGAAAGGGTACGCACGCCATCATGTCCTCAAGGTGGAAGCAGCACCGAGTACGAAGATTCGGAATCTGCTGTTTTTCGCGAAAGATTCCTCAAGATCAACGTCCGTCATATAACGGATGGTCAGGGTGTTGTCAGCGGTGTATTATTAGTCACACCCAATGCCGTCATGTTCGATCCAAACGTCATAGATCCATTGGTAATTGAACATGGACCCGAAGCTTACGGTGTCATAGCACCTATGGAGTTTGTGGTAAACGCGGCCATATATAATGATATTGCACATATGAGGGTAGGACATTGCGAGACGACTCTGTCAGAAAAACAAGAAATCTATTATCCAAAGTCTGAGAAAGAAGAGGAACAAGATTCGCTGATGGTTAAGGACGAAACTTTTCCGGAACTTGGTAAGTAATTTGCATGAATGTcgatttttctgtattttaccAGCTGTTTGATTCTCATTCTTCAGATGATGGgaattttcactatttaaatCCATAGAAAAAATCTTTCATATTTTGTGTGAGccataattttatgttttactttccacattttataattttttgtttttctttgattgaaattaactataatttttctgTGACACATAGACAGGAATCTAGTAGTTAAAACTAACATATATATGTGCTTAAGTGTTGAATGATTGTTGTTGTGGGTAGTAGTGATCGTATCAGTGCTTCCTTTGTATAGTAACTGGAGATGATGCTGAGTCTGTGTGTTCCTGTACAGAAAGAGAAGGTGATGCGTTTCCCAAAGCATTCGAAAGAGAATTGGTTACACCCACCAATCTAGACGATTCAGAAAATCAACAAAAGTCTTTGGAAGAAAGGAGGAAATCCCTTATTGATCATCATTGGGCGATACCATCAAGAGACAGGCAGTAAGTAGAAATGATtctcaataaataatcatataaattgaaatttaattctcGATTAATAAAGTAAAtcttatttaaacaaaatgttCATAGATCTATAGATACTGATGAGATCCCTGCAATAACACCAACTGGTGCACCAGACGAACAAATTCAAGAAGACGACGACATTTTGAACAAGGAAACTTATCATGACTCTGGCATTGATATTAGAGAAACAAATTTACCTCCTGCTGTACCCGGTCCTCCTAAGAAGGtaaacatatttgtttttagcagtctaattcaaaaatttccctatttatcatatattttattcatttaacaatatatctatttttatttaataaaaattaaagtagtGATACTTATAAGATGCGCTTTTTGAAGCTTTGCTAGTGTCTTCTTACCTCTCTGGTGACATTCCCTGTACTTAAATCTGTTGTTTgcaatttttctctttctcatATTCCCCTTAAAACAAATTCTTCTAAATATGTTTTACCCAgtattactttattaattttatctaatGATCTTTagtcttcttttttctttcatatagTTTTCCAGATGTTGATTGAGGGCTCTAGGCActcttatatttatttctttccatccctttaacatatttttcaattatttcatagtttttccCCAGTTTGTTTATTTGGTGTatccattttttttctcatGTTATGGTTTGATTTTAAAGCTTTGTTAGTGTCTTAATGACATATTACTTAGAGACAAGTCAGTTGTTTGCAGAAACAACTAACTTCTGCAATACCTAGTGctccattttcttttttctcatatattcgttTCCCTTAAAACAACTTCCTTTAGTCTTCTTTTCTCTTTCGTGTAGCTTTTCAGATGTCGGTTGAGGGTTAGAGTTACTTTTGTATCTCTTTCTCATCATCCCTTTGATATATTCTCTAATTACTTCAAAGTTTTTTGTAGATGCCACTTGCTGGTTCTAGTCACTCTtgtatttattgttttcaatccTTGTGGCATATTTTTCAATGTCTCCgaagatttttgttttatccatTTCTTTCTTGATCTTACCCTTTGTGTTTTATGGAAATTCTAACCTTATTCTTTTGGACAATTTAACTAATATTTCATACTGTtctactaataaaaaattctgaTGTTAATATGATGTGTTTCTTCTTTTAATGGCACCATAAGCtacaaaattgtaataaaatagtctaaacaaaaaaatagcaCCACTTACTGTGCTAGTTATAAATGCTCTcgattatatttattgattcaataaatgaaatatatttaccaaacattcaaattaataattgcaaatataacgttgttaaaatatataaattttaatctatTCTCAACATTATTGTACAATTTGTTAATCATTTCAATATGTTtcgtaatttaaattatttcactctcaatttgattgaaaatattctacaaaatttatttggaataataTACGATGAGTTATGAAATTCCTGGACagtaatcaattgaaattttcatatacaaaaatttcattttgcttGTATTCTAatgatatttcgaaaatatatggAGTAGTCCAATCAGCTCTATATTTCAAACTATCTTTCTCTATTATCTGTTCCTTGATGCTCAGGTAATTAATTATAGCAAGTCAGGTAATGATAATACCAAGAAAATGAATATCGATGACACTTGAACTGGCCACACAAATTCATTGCGAATAATTCTAATCCCTGTAATTTATTAAACACAAAGGTATTAGTGAGCTCaagaaacatatatttttcaaatatttcaatcaatttataaaataactttacaaaTTATGTACCTAAACATTCCTCATGAATCTTTGTCTAtctatcttcagtctctgaagacgataacttggttagtGTAGTGATGGTGTAACCAGAGTGTTTAGTAACATGTAGTGGTGCTATATATTGTTTGTTCCTTTCCAGAAATACAGCGACGCTGATATAGTACTTTCCAAGGAATGGGTACCACCAATAACTATCGCACCTTCTAATATAGCATTAACCAGTGGACCAATAGATAGTCCGGCAAGGAAAAAGACAAACTCTGTATCGTTCAGTTTGGATTCTAGTTCGGAAGCAGAAGTTGTTCAAACGTCTCTATCTACTTTCATATCAGAATCAAAAGAAGATCTAGATAAGGCTGATAGTAGGAAAAATAAGGTACTTAttaatctataaataaatttcagtcAAACAGACAATGATCTCCACTTTGTTTATCAtacttcaaataatatttttttgttttccaagaGCTCCATTGTATTCTcaagattaaaatttttcgatatttaaacattttactAAGCACACCCTTATTGTAATTTAATGTGAAGACGTAGCTATTTCAATAGCCATGTTAACAATTCTAGTATGCTTTATACGTTGGAATCGACGTTTTAATTAACTAACGGTGCCGTTGTGGCATTTACTTTGCATCTCGCTGTCCTTCAATAcccaaataaattatatttacataacTTGGGGCTTGTTTACAACAGTTTAATGAAGGGTTGGATAATGAAATAAGATCCTGAATGGTTGGTGTGAAGTGAACGCGTTTATAATCTATCGTTGCAATATTCTCCATTGTTATTCAAGTTGAAACTAGATTTATTTCCAGCATAACCTCTATTGAATTAacctttataaattatattacgGTATTGGAAAGTATTTTACGGAACATAGCAATATTAAAGTCTTCAATtgtgtatgaataaataaattaccaCTGCAATATTTGTGTCTCCTATTTTACTGCAGTTAAATTAGCATTTAAATCAAACAGTATCAAAACAGAATCACATTTACAAGTTGGTCGCCTAGTATTTCTAATACTGTGTAACTTACAaacgtcctgatttttttctatatttatctaACCTCCAAAAATATTATCCTGTAATTTAAGctcaatattccaattattttgatgtatGCGATTTTTAAACATGCAGACATTTCGGAACAAGTTTTCTACCCTGCATTCCCAATTTTGGGTGACCTATCAACGTCCagagttttttctatatatatacctaacctccaaaaaaatattttcctgtaATTTCAGCTCAATGTTCCAATTATTTTGGACTGAGCGATTTTCTAAACATACAGatgtttttcatcaatattcgAACAAGTTTTTTACCCTGCATTCCCAATATTGTGTGACCTATCAACGTTCacagttttttctatatatatatataccttacctcaaaaaaatttttcctgtaATTTCAGCTCAATGTTCCAATTATTTTGGACTGAGTGATTTTCTAAACATACAGatgtttttcatcaatattcgaacaagtttgTTGTCCCGTATTGCCAATACTGTGAGACCTACCATGTTGGGcaaaaattgatcaattttccatctcattttctaatgaaatacAATTCCATAAacttcttctctttttctttgaatgaaactttcatttttttcaataaaacataattCGATAAACttctctttttatttgaaactttcattttttttaatgaaatacaattcaaaaaaattctctttttctttgaatgaaactttcatttttttcaataaaacacaattcaataaatttcttctctttttctttgaaactttcattttttttaatgaaacacaattctataaatttcttttctttttctattaaaacttttatttttttttaatgaaacacaatgaaattcttctctttttcttcgaatgaaactttcattttttttcaataaaacacaattctataaatttcttctctttttctttgaaactgtcatttttgttAATGAAACACAATTCTATAaacttcttttctttttctattaaaacttttatttttttttaatgaaacacaatgaaattcttctctttttcttcgaatgaaactttcatttttttcaataaaacacaattctataaatttcttctctttttctttgaaactgtcatttttgttAATGAAACACAATTCTATAaacttcttttctttttctattaaaacttttatttttttttaatgaaacacaatgaaattcttctctttttcttcgaatgaaactttcatttttttcaataaaacacaattctataaatttcttctctttttctttgaaactgtcatttttgttAATGAAACACAATTCTATAaacttcttttctttttctattaaaacttttatttttttttaatgaaacacaatgaaattcttctctttttcttcgaatgaaactttcatttttttcaataaaacacaattctataaatttcttctctttttctttgaaactgtcatttttgttAATGAAACACAATTCTATAAacttcttctctttttctttgaaatcttcattttttttaacgaaacacaattctataaatttcttttctttttctattaaaacttttatttttttttaatgaaacacaatgaaattcttctctttttcttcgaatgaaacttttttttttcaataaaacacaattctataaacttcttctctttttctttgaaactttcatttttttaatgaaacacaaTTCTATAAacttcttctctttttctttgaaatcttcatttttttataatgatttgatTCGATTAAAACTATCCCTGTATATATGATTTCActtgaaaatttcattgtagATGTTAAAAAGACTGTCCTATCCTTTGTCGTGGGTGGAAACAACTCTTGGCGGGGAAAAAGATGAAGATAAAACTCCTAGTCATCCCCATTCAGCTGCTGATATACAACATTCTTCGGTTTTTTCAAAGGTGTTCTCAAGGTGAGTATATTTAGATgccaatttttataaataagacATTCAGtcgttttatattttcgttattgttgaacttgaaataatattatcCGAAGGTTATTAAATAATAGACCATTATTAAGATCGGAGATGTAAGTACTGACAATAAAGAAGCgctgtaattatttttgtcttcaatCTTCAAGGTAATGGCGGATCtggtaaaacatttttaaatacagatttcaatacatttttgtagaTATCACTAATTTTATCTTCTaccatttttaatttgtgaatcatcataaattatataatttctctATGGATATTCACAAGAGAATGACACTGGTCAAATGAACTACTCATAAATATAGTATACAGGATCTGATCTAAAAGTAGGACTGGTTTTTTCCTGTGGGAACGTGTAAAAGAGAAAAGGAATATTTGGAACGGTAGTCAGTTCCCGACCATCGAATAGAGCGGATCGTTTGTATTGTGAACCACAAAGAATCATGGAACGTTTACTGGAGAGACTTCCGACATGATTGAGGAGGTCTATGGTGGTGCTGTCTTGACTAGAACGGTTGTATTTGATTCTCATCATCTATTCAGGGAACGTAGGGAAAGAGTGGAAGACGACGCCCCTTCGATTAGCAAAACTAACGAAAATGTGTCAcaagtgaaaaatttattgaaaatcgaTCGTAGGATATATATcagaatcatcatcatcatcatataGTTCCCAGTGGAGCAAATGGTATTTGTCCTTATGCTTGTTGTGTAGGTTCTGTCCAATTTTATTAACAAGGGCTCTCCATTATCTTCTGTTTTTGGTTGTTTCTGGATCTTATTTCCATGCTCCTTTTATCTGTTGTAGTTCTTTTTCGAAAACTCTTTTCCAAGTTTGTACAGGCCTGCCTCTGGTATTATAATTAAATGCTTGTTTGGTTATGTTTGAAGCTGGTTTCCGTAGTGTTTGACTTATCCACCTCCATTTACGTCTATTATCTCTTCTTCCATTTTGGTCATTACTTATTCTATTTGACCAGAAAATGCTAAATTGTGCATCCCTCATATCCAAGTGTTTGAGATCGTAAAAACAAACTTAGTCATGAGGAAGTTGATGCGGCGAGTGTTGTGATTGAAGCAAAGGACCAACCGGAAAACGGTCTACTAGGATCTTGGCTCCACCAGTCTTTTTTGGGGGTGGAGGACCAACAGAACGTGGCGAATGAGCTGAACAGCATTCCGATGTAGGAGCTCTTGGAGGAGTACGAAAACTGCAAAACTCGTTGGTAGCAGTGTGTAGATGCGGATTGAAATATTCTAATCATTTGCACTATTTccatggaataaaaaaaatgagtccTACTGGTTTTAGAACAGATCCTGTCAATATACATCATTCAAGCATCACACCTTGAACCATTAtgctttttataaattttctacgTTCCAAATTCGCtgttatttctcaaaatttattatttataagcaTATCATTCcgtaaaatcaaaaaatggttGTTTTAGAAAAAACCACAACGTCagataatattatttatcattacaTTGCTGTTACTAacaattgtattgaaaattttgccTGCAAATGCTAACCCAGCTCGCCTATTCACTTTGGGGACTTTGGCGCCGGTTTATTTCACAAGACTCCCTCGGAAGACAGCGGCTCTGGAGGTTCGGCCGGGCCCTTTTCAGGGGGCAGCGGCGGTCCCCCATCAACAGGTGATTCTACTACTAGCAGCTTTTTCCCTACCAATATTATAAGTTCAGTTGGAGCTATGGGAGCTCAAGTAGGTGCATCGGTTGGAGCTATGGGCGCACAAGTTGGTGCCTCAGTTGGAGCGATGGGTGCCCAAGTAGGCGCCTCTGTCGGAGCTATGGGGGCAACTGTGGGAGCTATGGGGGCGCAAGTTGGCGCTTCGGTCGGTGCTGTTGGGTACGTGTGTGTGTCTACGTGGATTCTTCCCTTACACATTTAGTGTTATTTAatgtatttgtttaaaatgtattttgaagaaaaaattttaattacccGAAATAAGAAAAACTGCACTAGGTtctaatttgtataaaatttttattttcttcaaatactttTAAACATTGTTGCATTTATCCTTTCCataaaacacacacacacacaaaataCACAACGAATGAAcactattttttgcttttttagtTATCTTTTAGCATTTAGTGTCCAAGAACAACAGCCGCATTAGCTCTTacagtttattttttcatttcgaaactctgtgaaatatttttgctaGAATTTGTTAGTAGAAATTGACAGTAACTTTAaggaatttatatttgaatcctTGGCTTACACTTAACATCTCACTGAGACCTTAATAGCCAAAAaatataggttaggttagcccACAaggtttcatgtttttttttttgtttctatcgAGACATTGGTAGCCTTGTCTTTTTAATTACTATCCCCATGAATATTAATATATGAATTGAGTTTGGAAAAACtttaaacgaaataattaaGAATTTCTTTTCCTAGTATAATTTTGTTGCAGCAAATGAAGAATAAACAAGTAAATATgctaaaatacaaatattgttttatttactaCAGTTGTTTCATTGCTTAAAAAAGATGTGGCACAATCACCGATTGCCAAAAAGGTTTCAAAAGACAGAAAAAGAAAAGTCAAAGAAAACAAGTTCAGGGCTGTAGGCTTCTAAGTGTTTTAAGATAAAGACATATCGAGTCTACTTACTGGTAAGATTATGTGGCTTTGTCAAGAtaagaagaagacttaagaaCCAGAGTACTTCCATTAatctttggaaaaaattgaaggacAAGACTCTAAATGAATTGGGAAGACAACCATTACGAATGAAATGTTCTCATATACCTATTGGGTATTTATCGATGTGTCCCAGTATACACAAGagcaaacaaaaagttttttgagaAGCTGCATACCACCAAATTATGTGTATGGTGTCATATCACTAACTGCATGGGAtgtctacataggacagacatctcagtatttagaaaatagactgaaaggtcatcaatatgattaaaaaaaaaataaaactgtattaaCGAACCACGAAGTGTCAAAAATGTTTGATGATCATTACATATTAGAACCACAACAGAAAATTTTCTCTTCGTGTAcgattaattattcaaattttccttatagagatttaatttcaattgtatGGCCAGTTAACAAACCCTAAGTTATTTTTTGAGACTTGTAATTATATGTCAATTTTGCCAGGGAATTTAGTATGAGAAAGCTATAGAAAAGTATATATTCGACCTCCTGAAGTTTGGTTTTTAAATTGCTTAAAGTTGAATTCAGTTTCACAACGTTTcgacaattttttaaatcattcatGTAACTATCAATCTATTACAGGCGTTCCTCTGTCGGGACATTTATGAGGCAACCTACTGAGACTAATTCCAAATCAAAAACACCTGTTCCGAAACTGGATTACAGATCTATGGTGTCGGTAGAAGATATGCCAGAATTGTTTGTGTCGTTTGAcagtaagtatttttttttgcaattctgCTTTCACAATTCTTTATTCCAACATTCTTCAATCGAGGTGAAAATACCgataaaatttcttgtataacaatgaattaatatttttctattcaactttattttctttattattatttggatttaaatggataatttgttttaatagaaTCTTGATTGAGAAATGTTcagtttcttattattatttaattattttcaataagatgaataattttttaaaatatccacaatattacaaaaatttataacatttccATGTAATGGGgtgatttgttattattgtctgTCGGTTGTCAGTTAATTCGATAATACTTTTCCATTGTTGTACTAACTTTACAccagaaaaatcttcataatctctccatttcttcattccacgcaattttatttaaataattcttttcctctttctccaattttttctatacattcCTGgtaattctcatttttattcCTCCTTTTCTCTATGCATCAACTTCTTAGAATTcatctttgtttttctttttggtttGCCTGGTGTATACTCATaccaattttcttcttttttattcaaatgattaAGAGATAATTATAGAAAAGCTCAAACAGGAaccaatagaaaacaaaatagtttaAAGATGTTTAAGCACATAAAGAGAGGAACAACACGAAGAAAATAAGTGAAAGAAGCACAAAGATATATAAGAGAAGAAGGAGAGGAAGACCCAGGAAAAATTTGCTACAACAAGTAGCATTGGAAGGATCGGAAAGAGTGGAAAAAATTCCAATACTTTGACGTTCGAAAGGGTTCTGGAGAAGAAGATTTTGCTCCCTTCTGATTCTGTTCCGTTTCATTTTCTGTGCTTGTTTATGACTTAGGatcgttttatttattgaaaaatatcatgtTTTCCATTTATTTGCCCTGTTTGTTGATTGTATTTCCATTTTCCTATTAGAGATTAGCTCTAGAAGTTGTAAACTCAAATTTCTActttaaaagtttcaaaaatctcTTTCAAACTGACTCATCTCAAGCTTTATGggaaatggaataaaatataatagaatctaaatttatttttatgttttttataaatatatatatatattagaaaatcttgttggtaattaaattttgaaggtTACAATGAATTTTTTCGTCAAATTGTTGTGGttcttatttaattatatttagaacaataaatattgtggtgcgttttatattttcaaacagtaatttaatttattaccgAAACTATATACTAAGATCACTATTGAACTGAAATAATTCACAGCTAGAttatatttacagaaaatttttatgaaaactgcAATAATTCCTcagaaacaaatataatataacatacTTTTAACTCACCGGCtaccaaaaaattcatttctattgaccagttttgatttaaaacagTTTGGAGCATAAGATAACGTTACCTTACCAATTGGCACTACATTTGCCTCTGAACTGGTCTGTTCCTCACCAACGTTCCCATCTTCTCACATTCATTGCTAGGAATATGAACTTGATCAGTCCTCTTTTTCTACTGCTGTATATTTTGGCATTCATGGGTATAAGATTAGTTTCCAGTGTGATTTATGACTAGACAATACCCTAAATGCTAAACAAGAGGGTTGGATAAGAAGAAACTGATCCTTAAGGGAATATATGGGAATTGGGAAGAAAAATATAGTCCTGAATCCATTAGTATCTCGTGACAAAATTATCCTTCCACCATTACATATAAAAATGGACACCATTAAATAGTTCGATAGATAAAGATTTGGAACTGCTTTCCTTACATTTACCAAAAATGTCCCCAAAAGATTAAAGCCGGCCCCCAAATTAGACAACTTACGAAAGATGTTTAAGAAATTCTATGACTAAGTTAGAACTAACAGCTTTGGTCGTTGTGATGCAGAATGatgatgaatgaaaataaaagatctGAAAATAATACTTgctacaattaaaaaatacggGTTGCAACACGAGCATAAAACTCCATAGTCACTTATAAAAGGTTTTCGGAACATTCAGGAGATATGAGCGAAAAGCAGGGAGAGCTTACACATCAAGACTCAGTGTTTCTGAGATACGAAGATGATGACTGTAGACTATTAATGGACCTACAATTTAATGAAGAATCGTCTATGCTGAGaggtgataaaaataaaaatttggcaCTCCCTTTGTCAAAAGGTATTGGCAAGACCTCTTGCCTCTATCTGTATTGAGTCCTCCATTTACTATGTATAGGAGAAACCTACAATTTAATGAAGAATCCAACTGTCTATGTTGAGGAGACGAAAATAAAACTCAAGCACGCGCAACATATGGTCCGCTCCCAAGCTTTATAGCGACTAAATTCCCAAGAACCAGGTTACCGATTCAAGGTTACTAGAAGGTTTGTGACATGCGCATGGTTTTGTAAACAAACGATCAACTGCTAGAACACCAGCTACGTCATTATGTTCGAGTTGTGAGGATGTGTGTTATCTCTTGCTGATCTGGCTAtacaaacgaatatatttctaactaAAGAATTTATTGAGACTTTTGCCGTTCTCACAGCTGTGAATAACCGTTGACGTCACTTGTCTACTGCGCATCACAAACCTTCTAGTAACCTTGTACCGATTGCCCTGCCCTACGAATATCTGCGTTAACGCAGACGCAGTAAGAAAAAGATGAACTTTATTTTGACATTCATTGTAGGTATCGATTAAATAAACAATACAacaaataagatttttttaaatcaagaaCGTTTtgtgtatatatgtatattgtaATGAATTAAATTACTTCTAATGACATTAATCATcagaaattacaaatttaacTCACTATTTACACATAAAGGCGTAAATAAGTATTTACATGTACCTACTCAATAGTTACcatgaagtaaatatttttacaattttcgtACTTGAATAAAATGATCACTGCAAATTGATCAATAAGATAATTATcactacaaaaattttgaagattgGTACTTACTAAAAGAATATTAATTATACGAGTTGTGGCTATTGGGTAACGAAACTAGAGCTGctacagaaaaagaaaaatgtgccAAAGATTAACAACTGTCAGATGTTTAGCCTGAAGcttattttttcgaatacgGTGCCTaccgtgtctgtagacaaaccagtataGCCGCTGCCTTCGTTTGTATTGAGACTGTTTGTTTTGCCGTAAAAATGATCGACGTCAAAGTAGAACGACGGCTTgctgtgaaatttcacatgaaaattggaaaaattgtaactgaaacttataatttatcaaaataagtgTATGGAAATGATTGTCGCGTCCGTCAAAATAACCGAGAAGATGTGAAAGATGAAAGCATCGAAAAAGTCGGAAATTTTGTTCGATCCGACCGTCGGCTAAGTATTTGTGCGATTGCTGaatctataggaattgacaaaGAATGTTTGCGACAAATTTTATATGCAAAAATTTAACAGGCGAAACTGatactcaaaaaaaaaatcctcATATTTGAACAATAAGAAActcgcaaaaatatttgtattgacaaTTTGAATGCGACTCAAAATGACTCAAACTTATTAGAAAAGGTGACAATGGGTGACGAATCTTGATTTTTACCAATGTTCTTGAAAGAAAGCGCAAATCGATGCGCACTGGTAGCGTCCAACTTCGCCAAGATCCAAAAAAGCCAAAATgggcaaatcaaaattcaaagcaatgattgtttttttcgatattcatACCTTCATTGGGTTCCTAAAGGTGAAACTGTTGACCAAGATGTTATCTTCAAGTTTTTACTGAAGTCAGtgaaagaataagaaaaaaccgatcggaatttt harbors:
- the LOC130900174 gene encoding oxidation resistance protein 1 isoform X6 is translated as MSRRASQDVGRVTNKEGYPGMRSKSRSVDHGIASPFDLDALRAKVDSQFDRSLDRDLDGSNNSLSERRKAGPPENTTVYTVADRDTLTSVAARFDTTPSELTKLNRLATPYIFPGQQLYVPNREQPENDSEGSTPVEDSHDDLPPAEKELLENLRPVSPKPGHVERVRTPSCPQGGSSTEYEDSESAVFRERFLKINVRHITDGQGVVSGVLLVTPNAVMFDPNVIDPLVIEHGPEAYGVIAPMEFVVNAAIYNDIAHMRVGHCETTLSEKQEIYYPKSEKEEEQDSLMVKDETFPELVTGDDAESVCSCTEREGDAFPKAFERELVTPTNLDDSENQQKSLEERRKSLIDHHWAIPSRDRQSIDTDEIPAITPTGAPDEQIQEDDDILNKETYHDSGIDIRETNLPPAVPGPPKKKYSDADIVLSKEWVPPITIAPSNIALTSGPIDSPARKKTNSVSFSLDSSSEAEVVQTSLSTFISESKEDLDKADSRKNKMLKRLSYPLSWVETTLGGEKDEDKTPSHPHSAADIQHSSVFSKVFSSSPIHFGDFGAGLFHKTPSEDSGSGGSAGPFSGGSGGPPSTGDSTTSSFFPTNIISSVGAMGAQVGASVGAMGAQVGASVGAMGAQVGASVGAMGATVGAMGAQVGASVGAVGRSSVGTFMRQPTETNSKSKTPVPKLDYRSMVSVEDMPELFVSFDKLIPRPARSCDDPPLYLRLRMGKPMNKVIPRSTPLMSYGKKKMRPEYWFSVPKNRVDELYKFIQGWVPHLYGELDEEKVKERGFSLVEMDTELWSEEPTPSASRHGSQDGEITELTKESWEVLPMSEELRRAFYSSSAAPSLDIELTPPDLVGTTEILTDHHRENLCRHLPARAEGYSWTLIFSTSQHGFSLNSMYRKMFKLESPILMVIEDTDNNVFGALTSCALQVSDHFYGTGESLLFSFTPEFKVFNWTGENLYFIKGNNESISIGAGDGKFGLWLDGDLYIGRSESCKTYGNDPLTPKVDFMVKTLECWAFISS
- the LOC130900174 gene encoding oxidation resistance protein 1 isoform X9, which gives rise to MSKSRSVDHGIASPFDLDALRAKVDSQFDRSLDRDLDGSNNSLSERRKAGPPENTTVYTVADRDTLTSVAARFDTTPSELTKLNRLATPYIFPGQQLYVPNREQPENDSEGSTPVEDSHDDLPPAEKELLENLRPVSPKPGHVERVRTPSCPQGGSSTEYEDSESAVFRERFLKINVRHITDGQGVVSGVLLVTPNAVMFDPNVIDPLVIEHGPEAYGVIAPMEFVVNAAIYNDIAHMRVGHCETTLSEKQEIYYPKSEKEEEQDSLMVKDETFPELVTGDDAESVCSCTEREGDAFPKAFERELVTPTNLDDSENQQKSLEERRKSLIDHHWAIPSRDRQSIDTDEIPAITPTGAPDEQIQEDDDILNKETYHDSGIDIRETNLPPAVPGPPKKKYSDADIVLSKEWVPPITIAPSNIALTSGPIDSPARKKTNSVSFSLDSSSEAEVVQTSLSTFISESKEDLDKADSRKNKMLKRLSYPLSWVETTLGGEKDEDKTPSHPHSAADIQHSSVFSKVFSSSPIHFGDFGAGLFHKTPSEDSGSGGSAGPFSGGSGGPPSTGDSTTSSFFPTNIISSVGAMGAQVGASVGAMGAQVGASVGAMGAQVGASVGAMGATVGAMGAQVGASVGAVGRSSVGTFMRQPTETNSKSKTPVPKLDYRSMVSVEDMPELFVSFDKLIPRPARSCDDPPLYLRLRMGKPMNKVIPRSTPLMSYGKKKMRPEYWFSVPKNRVDELYKFIQGWVPHLYGELDEEKVKERGFSLVEMDTELWSEEPTPSASRHGSQDGEITELTKESWEVLPMSEELRRAFYSSSAAPSLDIELTPPDLVGTTEILTDHHRENLCRHLPARAEGYSWTLIFSTSQHGFSLNSMYRKMFKLESPILMVIEDTDNNVFGALTSCALQVSDHFYGTGESLLFSFTPEFKVFNWTGENLYFIKGNNESISIGAGDGKFGLWLDGDLYIGRSESCKTYGNDPLTPKVDFMVKTLECWAFISS